A window of the Gossypium hirsutum isolate 1008001.06 chromosome A05, Gossypium_hirsutum_v2.1, whole genome shotgun sequence genome harbors these coding sequences:
- the LOC107957891 gene encoding growth-regulating factor 1, producing MDFGVVGLEGFVGSDTATTTTTTTTTTAGFISLAADPEAKQKRYGSGFLKQERSGNNEDDWRSSKLAKFDDFSTSKAALLNHRNTLLRSNSSIFSDGQHQQQQMLSFSAPKSEALSVDTASQSVAFPYFQLTSPAYTRNTGYNTGGFNGANMHGGVLAGGRGPFTPSQWMELEHQALIYKYITSNVPIPSNLLIPIRKSLDSANFSLFSGGLLRTLGWGAFHLGFSNNTDPEPGRCRRTDGKKWRCSRDAVADQKYCERHMNRGRHRSRKPVEGQSGHSAAAIATTKLMPTVSSSASVVGPTGGSGESNSLAIAQQQFKHSQPATASNLSAAATLNRLLLSKDTVGDTAPGLTMTSLIGDLKSKENPFLIPKQQSSYEHHSRTEFGVVSSDSLLNPSHKSSALIKCRNFTSQETESQHSLRQFMDECSKTQSDRSAISWPEIDVQSDRTQLSISVPMAASDYISFTSSTNNDKVTLSPLRLSREFDPIHMGLGVGSVINDSNQRQANWIPISWEASLGGPLGEVLHSTNSSTGECKSSSALNLMTEGWDSSPRLGSSPTGVLQKTSLGSLSNSSAGSSPTAEHNKTHEGASLCNNLLGSALVQSSSLPAS from the exons ATGGATTTTGGGGTGGTGGGTTTGGAAGGGTTTGTGGGTTCAGATACTGCAAccactactactactactactacgaCGACTGCTGGTTTTATTAGTCTTGCTGCAGATCCTGAGGCAAAGCAGAAACGGTACGGTTCCGGGTTCCTCAAGCAAGAGAGATCCGGTAATAATGAGGACGACTGGAGGAGTTCGAAACTGGCCAAATTTGATGATTTTTCGACCTCCAAGGCAGCGTTGCTCAACCACAGAAATACTTTACTTAGATCCAATTCCTCTATCTTCTCTGACGGTCAACACCAGCAACAACAAATGCTGAGCTTTTCTGCTCCCAAATCAGAAGCTCTTTCCGTTGATACAGCCTCTCAAAGTGTCGCATTCCCTTACTTTCAACTCACATCACCTGCTTACACTAGAAACACAG GCTACAACACTGGAGGATTTAATGGTGCAAACATGCATGGGGGGGTGTTAGCAGGAGGTAGAGGACCATTCACCCCATCTCAATGGATGGAGCTGGAACACCAGGCTTTGATCTACAAATACATAACTTCAAATGTGCCTATCCCATCTAATCTTCTCATTCCTATAAGAAAATCCCTTGATTCTGCTAATTTCTCTTTGTTCTCCGGTGGACTCCTCAGAACAT TGGGTTGGGGGGCTTTTCATCTTGGGTTCTCGAATAACACTGACCCAGAGCCAGGGCGGTGTCGTAGAACAGATGGAAAAAAATGGCGGTGTTCAAGAGATGCGGTTGCCGACCAGAAGTACTGCGAGCGGCATATGAACAGGGGACGCCATCGTTCAAGAAAGCCTGTGGAAGGCCAATCCGGCCATTCCGCTGCAGCCATCGCCACCACCAAACTGATGCCTACTGTCTCCTCTTCAGCATCAGTGGTAGGGCCAACCGGTGGCAGCGGCGAATCCAACAGCCTCGCCATTGCACAACAGCAGTTCAAGCATTCGCAGCCTGCTACTGCATCTAATCTTTCTGCGGCAGCTACACTGAACAG GTTGCTTCTGAGTAAAGACACAGTGGGTGATACTGCACCAGGACTCACCATGACATCCCTGATCGGTGActtaaaatcaaaagaaaacccTTTCTTGATCCCAAAGCAGCAGAGCTCATATGAACATCACTCCAGAACTGAGTTTGGAGTTGTTTCCTCTGACTCACTCCTTAACCCTTCTCATAAAAGTTCTGCCTTGATTAAGTGCAGAAACTTTACTAGTCAAGAAACTGAATCTCAGCATTCCCTTCGCCAGTTCATGGACGAGTGTTCTAAAACCCAGTCTGATCGTTCAGCCATTTCCTGGCCAGAAATTGATGTTCAATCAGATAGGACCCAACTCTCTATATCAGTACCCATGGCTGCCTCTGATTACATTTCTTTTACTTCCTCTACTAACAATGATAAAGTAACACTATCCCCTCTCAGATTGTCACGTGAGTTTGATCCCATACACATGGGATTGGGTGTGGGCAGTGTTATTAATGACTCAAACCAGAGGCAAGCAAATTGGATTCCTATCTCTTGGGAGGCATCCTTGGGTGGTCCTCTTGGAGAGGTATTGCACAGTACTAACAGCAGCACAGGTGAGTGTAAGAGCTCATCGGCACTTAACCTCATGACAGAGGGCTGGGATAGTAGTCCTCGGTTGGGATCATCTCCTACCGGTGTCTTACAAAAGACTTCCTTAGGTTCTCTTTCTAATAGCAGTGCGGGAAGCAGTCCAACAGCGGAGCACAACAAGACACATGAAGGTGCTAGTCTTTGCAATAACCTCCTTGGTTCAGCCCTTGTCCAGTCTTCCTCTCTGCCTGCTTCTTGA